A part of Magnetospirillum sp. ME-1 genomic DNA contains:
- a CDS encoding response regulator — MSALKVLIVDDSLIAVKKLTLMLEGMGHQVVGTAGTGAKAVDAYRASNPDLVTMDITMPDMNGVEATARIIGEFPAARIIMVTSHGQERMVIDSLDAGAKGYVLKPVRIEKLSDMIDKVMARPT; from the coding sequence ATGTCAGCGCTTAAAGTCCTCATCGTCGACGATTCTCTTATCGCAGTCAAAAAGCTGACCTTGATGCTGGAAGGAATGGGCCACCAGGTGGTTGGAACCGCCGGCACCGGCGCCAAGGCCGTGGACGCCTACCGCGCCAGCAATCCCGATCTGGTCACCATGGACATCACCATGCCGGACATGAACGGGGTCGAGGCCACCGCCAGGATCATCGGTGAGTTTCCCGCCGCCCGCATCATCATGGTCACCTCGCACGGCCAGGAGCGGATGGTGATCGACTCGCTGGATGCCGGCGCGAAGGGCTATGTGCTGAAGCCGGTCCGCATCGAGAAGCTCTCGGACATGATCGACAAGGTCATGGCCCGGCCCACCTGA
- a CDS encoding chemotaxis protein CheX, which yields MTFNKTIIPRVMASILGQTREVLAAEAVIAVDGAETFDCDVTKLHLHDMTVIAGLGGPISLLIAFSFENSLVEALYTRVTADIEIPSGEEDLYRRETAAEIVNTILGLCTTDFQIIEESIALSPPVIIEDARCIHRPKNAVFANMRIRTERGIVSVSFVGPRDLFDDHLNYQS from the coding sequence ATGACCTTCAACAAAACCATCATCCCCCGTGTCATGGCGTCCATCCTCGGGCAGACCAGGGAGGTGCTGGCCGCCGAGGCGGTGATCGCCGTCGATGGGGCGGAGACGTTTGATTGCGACGTCACCAAGCTTCACCTTCACGACATGACGGTGATCGCCGGACTGGGCGGCCCCATCAGCCTGCTGATCGCCTTCAGCTTCGAGAACTCGCTGGTCGAGGCCCTGTACACCCGCGTCACCGCCGACATCGAGATCCCGTCCGGCGAGGAAGACCTGTACCGGCGCGAGACGGCGGCGGAAATCGTCAACACCATCCTTGGGCTCTGTACCACCGATTTCCAGATCATCGAGGAGAGTATCGCGCTCTCTCCACCTGTGATCATCGAGGATGCGCGTTGCATTCATCGACCAAAGAACGCAGTATTCGCAAACATGCGGATACGTACCGAAAGAGGTATCGTCAGCGTAAGTTTTGTCGGTCCCCGTGACCTGTTCGATGACCACCTGAACTACCAATCCTAG
- a CDS encoding sensor histidine kinase: MSAAFPGGNPSDPGYWEVIFDVIPFPVYVADSKTYDIICANRAMMQRVAVKPGDKCHAAIYQQAEPCTFCRMQELEGIAACGTNYLEFELFNDIDDRWYQLRETMVAWFDGRRAKYSIAVDISALKEVQNALAEAHAELALKNRRLNGALLSEQEVTLNQRNFLAMVSHEFRMPLSIIGGAAQVLELYVGDKPEPREEIAKIDRAVHRMSDLIDVCLADERFTSAVAALQPSPLDLAPLIEDILREKTELAGPERLHLTIDAPVTACADQALLRVAVSNLLDNALKYSPPGSGPVRIALERGPAEARIIVTDNGPGIPADEVERIFEKFYRCPSATGTKGAGLGLYIVKRIAESHGGRIMVEPGSAGGSVFTISLPVEKA, encoded by the coding sequence ATGTCGGCAGCTTTTCCCGGTGGCAATCCAAGCGATCCCGGTTATTGGGAAGTCATCTTCGACGTCATCCCTTTTCCGGTCTACGTGGCCGACAGCAAGACCTACGACATCATCTGCGCCAACCGCGCCATGATGCAGCGGGTGGCCGTCAAGCCCGGCGACAAGTGCCATGCCGCCATCTACCAGCAGGCCGAACCCTGCACCTTCTGCCGCATGCAGGAACTGGAAGGTATCGCGGCCTGCGGCACCAATTACCTGGAATTCGAGCTTTTCAACGATATCGACGACCGCTGGTACCAACTGCGCGAGACCATGGTGGCGTGGTTCGACGGACGCCGGGCCAAGTATTCCATCGCCGTGGACATCAGCGCACTGAAGGAAGTGCAGAACGCCCTGGCCGAGGCCCACGCCGAACTGGCGCTGAAAAACCGCCGGCTGAACGGCGCCCTGCTGTCCGAGCAGGAGGTCACCCTCAACCAGCGTAATTTCCTCGCCATGGTCTCCCACGAATTCCGCATGCCGCTGTCCATCATCGGCGGAGCGGCCCAGGTTCTCGAGCTTTATGTCGGCGACAAGCCCGAGCCCAGGGAGGAGATCGCCAAGATCGATCGCGCCGTCCACCGCATGTCCGACCTGATCGACGTCTGTCTCGCCGACGAGCGCTTCACCTCGGCGGTGGCGGCCTTGCAGCCAAGCCCCCTGGACCTGGCGCCGCTGATCGAGGACATCTTGCGGGAAAAGACCGAACTGGCCGGGCCGGAACGCCTTCACCTGACCATCGACGCCCCCGTCACGGCTTGTGCCGACCAGGCCTTGCTGCGGGTCGCGGTCTCCAACCTGTTGGATAACGCCCTCAAATACTCGCCACCCGGCAGCGGCCCCGTCCGAATCGCCCTGGAACGGGGCCCGGCCGAAGCGCGCATCATCGTCACCGACAACGGCCCCGGCATTCCCGCCGACGAGGTCGAGCGGATCTTCGAGAAGTTCTACCGTTGCCCCTCGGCGACCGGCACCAAAGGCGCGGGACTGGGCCTTTACATCGTCAAGCGTATCGCCGAAAGCCACGGCGGACGAATCATGGTCGAACCCGGTTCAGCCGGCGGTTCGGTCTTCACCATCAGCCTCCCCGTGGAAAAGGCCTGA
- a CDS encoding response regulator, with the protein MAPLKVIIVDDSIITVKKLTVLMEGLGHQVIATVSNGRDAIEAYRRHHPDLMTMDISLPDMDGMAATAKIVAEFPAARIMMVTSHGQERMVMDSLDAGAKGYVLKPVRIEKLSDMIARIMERAP; encoded by the coding sequence ATGGCTCCACTAAAAGTTATTATTGTCGACGACTCGATCATCACGGTCAAAAAGCTGACGGTGTTGATGGAGGGGCTTGGCCATCAGGTCATCGCCACCGTATCCAACGGCCGTGACGCCATCGAAGCCTATCGCCGGCACCACCCCGATCTGATGACCATGGACATCTCCCTGCCGGACATGGACGGCATGGCGGCCACCGCGAAGATCGTCGCCGAGTTCCCCGCCGCCCGCATCATGATGGTCACCTCGCATGGCCAGGAGCGGATGGTGATGGATTCGCTCGACGCCGGCGCCAAGGGCTATGTGCTAAAGCCAGTGCGAATCGAGAAACTCTCCGATATGATCGCCAGGATCATGGAGCGCGCCCCTTAA